The genomic interval AATTCCCGGTTGGGGAAGCGCCAAGCATGCATCCTATGGACTGGAAGTGCTGGAGATTACAAGTGAGGCTAATCGTGATACCGAGTTTCCGCTGCAATGGGTAAGTGTCAAATTAGACTCAATCGCCTATACGCAGTGGCTTTATAAACAAAAGGAAACAAAATATAAATCTCAGATGGATCGCCAACAGGCAAAAAAACATATTTTGACGGCGGTACAGCAGGGTGGATCGCTTGAACAGCTTGGCGTGGAGCTAGAGCTGTCAAGGCGCGAATTAATGGATCGAATCGAGCAATTAGAACAAGAGGGTTACGATATGGAATCACTGATTACGCGGGAGCTCGTAGAGATGCCAGATGATGAGCAGCAGCTCGTATGGGATGCTCTCTCGCTGGTCGGCGATAAATATTTGAAGCCGGTATTGCAGCAAGTATATGGCACTTTGGAAGCTTCGCAGTTGAATAAGCCTGTTGATGTCCTTTATGAGCGCTTGAGGCTCATAAGGCTGCGTTTTAGAAGAAGCCTGACAAGTAAGGCTGTATAATTTTTTTTAGAAAAAGAAAGACAAGAGAAGGCTCCTTCATTACTTAAGGAGCCTTCATAATTCCGATTTGGTCAGTCCAAACCGTGTCTGCAAAACGGATCGTAGTATTAAAGTCGCAATGAAGTCCAGTTTCATAGGAACGATTGTCTATAAGGGCGATGGCGTCTTCTCGCAGTAGACGTACACGATAACGCTCCTCTTTTGTAAACTGCGGCTGCTCATAGGCTCTTAGCCAAATGAGGATAGCGCTTACAACCTCAACAGCATCATCTAACGCTTGATTCCATAGCTGCCAAACGCTCTCATTGTGATAGGTGGCGCCGTCCACTGGATCAAGCCAAGGCTGTTCCTCTACATTTAATACGTCAAAGGGCATAGCCCCTCTTTTATAAGTGAAAGGCTCGATTTGCCCAAAAGTTAGTATTTTTCGTATGCCAGTCGGATCATGGAATAAACGCTGCGCGGCAGTGAAATCACGATTCGCTTGGTTCCAATCCTCGCGTTTAATGAGCGGGGCCAGCTCTTCATAATAAAGGGCAGCAATTGACTCGAAAGCGTCCACTACGGGTGCAGGAAATGCTCCCTTCGTATCGATATGCTTCCAGACTGGAGTTTTCCACGTTTCAATACCCCAAAGCTCACGCGCTATTATCGTATCCATCATAATTTCAAAACGTTGATGATCCCATTTGCGAAAGCCCGATTTGCTAAATACATAAGGATGAAGATTACGATCAAGAATGTGATGCAATACGAATCCTAGTGTGTATAGGATAGAAGAATCAGGACGTTTAGGGCAGGCGGGTCTGCCGACGACACTATCCAGCATTTCGACAAGTACCGGTCCGCAATTGCGGTTATGCATTTCCGTTCCTAAACGATTTAAGGCTATGCTGCGCTGCCAAGGGAAAAAACGATGATAGAACAAAAAGTCAGGTCCTTGGCATCCCATGTTAAATATATTTTTTTTCTCATCTGATTCAATTAGTGCGCATTCGCCAAGCCGCTCGAATACAAGTTGTCCAAAAATGAAGTGAGCCCATACGTTAGGCATAGAAGAGGACCTCCATTCCTATCAATATTCTACAGATTTCGTTTTAAAATATAGTTCTAAAGATACATATATTTTATTTATAGTATACTTGTCCTAGTGAATTAAGTATAATATAAATTAAACAAGACAAAGCGCGAATTTTGTCGAAAAGGAGCGTATCTTCATTATGAAGGCAGAGTACATTAACCCGTTTCTTGAATCTGCAAAAATCGTGATTGAGCAAGTCGTTCAAATACGTCCAGCGACTGGAGAACTAGGTCTCAAGGATATCAAGTTTGTAGAGAACTATATTTGGATTCAAATTGGACTCAACGGACAGATGAACGGTGACATTGTATTCGGGCTTAGCGAAGAGGTAGCTATGAAAATGGTTTCTGCGATGATGGGCGGATACGTAATTTCTGAAATCGACGAAATCGTGAAGAGTGCTATTTCTGAGCTTGGCAATATGATTAGCGGAAATGCGAGTACGATGCTGTTTAATCAAGGGGTGAGAGTAGATATTACACCGCCGAAGGTTATCCAGTCTGCTCAATCAGCTGGCTTCACCGCACAAAAAGCGTTGACGATTCCACTGATAATGGAAGGTATTGGAGAACTCGACATCCAAGTTTTAATCGCATCTTAGCATAGAAATGGCTCCTTAGGGAGCTTTTTTTGCGTCTGCAATACCAATCAAGTAAAATTGTAAATGGGTGATGATGGATGTTAAGAGGCAAAGTGATTTTCATCTCCGGTGCATCAAGCGGAATCGGAGCGTTAATGGCTAAAATGCTGGCTGAGCGGGGGGCGATCCCAGTTTTGACTGGACGCAACATCTCG from Paenibacillus sp. FSL K6-3182 carries:
- a CDS encoding zinc dependent phospholipase C family protein, with the protein product MPNVWAHFIFGQLVFERLGECALIESDEKKNIFNMGCQGPDFLFYHRFFPWQRSIALNRLGTEMHNRNCGPVLVEMLDSVVGRPACPKRPDSSILYTLGFVLHHILDRNLHPYVFSKSGFRKWDHQRFEIMMDTIIARELWGIETWKTPVWKHIDTKGAFPAPVVDAFESIAALYYEELAPLIKREDWNQANRDFTAAQRLFHDPTGIRKILTFGQIEPFTYKRGAMPFDVLNVEEQPWLDPVDGATYHNESVWQLWNQALDDAVEVVSAILIWLRAYEQPQFTKEERYRVRLLREDAIALIDNRSYETGLHCDFNTTIRFADTVWTDQIGIMKAP
- a CDS encoding chemotaxis protein CheX, with the protein product MKAEYINPFLESAKIVIEQVVQIRPATGELGLKDIKFVENYIWIQIGLNGQMNGDIVFGLSEEVAMKMVSAMMGGYVISEIDEIVKSAISELGNMISGNASTMLFNQGVRVDITPPKVIQSAQSAGFTAQKALTIPLIMEGIGELDIQVLIAS
- a CDS encoding HRDC domain-containing protein; translated protein: MQIVFLNTFEKLGEGQRIDNAQLSICENQGIWAVLWVELNEESEDPITWFEGTSWEEMIVAFRHGIARVMGEGYAPIIDGMLDDRRSTTGSFVTMLQCYGELHANQELFQKLREWRRTKAIAEKRSAYLVATNRMLWMISAFVPKTADELAQIPGWGSAKHASYGLEVLEITSEANRDTEFPLQWVSVKLDSIAYTQWLYKQKETKYKSQMDRQQAKKHILTAVQQGGSLEQLGVELELSRRELMDRIEQLEQEGYDMESLITRELVEMPDDEQQLVWDALSLVGDKYLKPVLQQVYGTLEASQLNKPVDVLYERLRLIRLRFRRSLTSKAV